The Heyndrickxia vini genome contains a region encoding:
- a CDS encoding amino acid ABC transporter ATP-binding protein has translation MSEREMIRIENLNKSFGSLHVLKDINVSIYESEVMCLVGSSGSGKSTLLRCLNFLEKKDSGKIFIQGEEIMPKTHNINHVRQKVGMVFQHFNLFPHKTVLDNIIEAPTKVKKISKSVAVEEAKQLLKKVGLEDKADVYPSKLSGGQKQRVAIARALAMKPDIMLFDEPTSALDPELVGEVLATMKELADEGMTMVVVTHEMGFASEVADSIIFMDEGRIIERNKPMKFFNSPKEARTKEFLKATMLK, from the coding sequence ATGAGTGAACGTGAGATGATTAGAATCGAAAATTTGAATAAATCGTTTGGAAGTTTACATGTTTTAAAGGATATTAATGTTTCAATCTATGAAAGTGAAGTTATGTGCTTAGTCGGTTCGTCTGGTTCGGGGAAAAGTACCTTGTTACGCTGTCTGAATTTTTTAGAAAAAAAGGATAGTGGAAAAATTTTTATCCAAGGCGAAGAGATTATGCCGAAGACTCATAATATTAATCATGTCCGCCAAAAGGTGGGAATGGTGTTTCAGCATTTTAATCTTTTCCCGCATAAAACGGTTCTTGATAATATCATTGAAGCCCCCACCAAGGTAAAGAAGATTTCCAAAAGTGTGGCGGTTGAAGAAGCGAAACAGCTGCTCAAAAAAGTAGGTCTTGAGGATAAGGCGGATGTTTATCCAAGCAAGCTTTCCGGAGGGCAAAAGCAGCGTGTAGCAATTGCAAGGGCTTTAGCGATGAAACCTGATATTATGCTTTTTGATGAACCAACATCCGCCCTCGATCCTGAGCTTGTTGGTGAAGTGCTGGCAACAATGAAAGAGTTGGCTGATGAAGGAATGACGATGGTAGTGGTGACCCACGAAATGGGTTTTGCCAGTGAGGTTGCCGATTCGATTATTTTCATGGATGAAGGAAGAATCATTGAAAGAAACAAACCAATGAAGTTCTTTAATAGTCCAAAGGAGGCACGGACGAAGGAATTTTTGAAAGCAACAATGTTAAAATAA
- a CDS encoding amino acid ABC transporter permease: MPSISHFFDTLINSKGLFLEAMLWTLKLTVVSILIGIVFGLFFALLKISRVKVFGYISDIYVFLVRGTPLIVQIFILYFGFSGLFLIPDFWAAALALAFHNGAYIAEIFRGTIQSIDKGQMEAGRSLGMTRGLAMRRIILPQAFKRALPPLGNQFIIGLKDSSLAAFISMNELFNIATTLGSNNFDEMTYLLIVAVYYLVLVALLTIVVSLVEKRLAVSE; encoded by the coding sequence TTGCCAAGTATTTCGCATTTTTTTGATACATTAATAAATAGCAAGGGCCTTTTCCTTGAGGCGATGTTATGGACCTTAAAGTTAACGGTCGTCTCCATCCTAATTGGAATCGTATTCGGGTTATTTTTTGCCTTGTTAAAAATTTCAAGAGTTAAAGTTTTCGGCTATATTTCTGATATATATGTATTCCTTGTACGGGGAACCCCACTAATTGTTCAGATATTTATTTTGTATTTCGGTTTTAGTGGCCTTTTTCTTATTCCAGATTTTTGGGCAGCAGCACTTGCTCTTGCCTTTCATAACGGTGCGTATATTGCAGAAATTTTTCGTGGGACGATTCAGTCGATTGATAAAGGGCAAATGGAGGCCGGAAGATCGCTCGGTATGACGAGAGGATTAGCCATGCGCAGGATTATTCTTCCACAAGCATTCAAAAGAGCTCTGCCACCGCTTGGAAATCAATTTATTATTGGATTGAAAGATTCCTCTTTGGCAGCCTTCATATCGATGAATGAATTGTTCAATATAGCGACGACATTAGGATCGAATAATTTTGATGAGATGACTTATTTGTTAATCGTCGCTGTTTACTATTTAGTACTCGTTGCCTTGTTAACAATCGTTGTAAGCTTAGTTGAAAAAAGACTGGCAGTAAGTGAATGA
- a CDS encoding transporter substrate-binding domain-containing protein: MRKRLIHMITGIFLIAILTACAQKEQLSDGTELIDKQKFIFAASGEFKPFSYVKNDDLSMTGFDIEVGNAVGKELGLEPVQKRMKFKGLIEGIKTGRADVAVASHTINSERAKQVAFSTPYYYSGPQIFTRPDSKIETVDDLKGKEVAVAKGSTYADTAKKYTDNIKMYDSDITALKALSIGRHDAVITDFVTGKSAKKEGFDINGKQLIERSEQAIVVPKDNPKLLKRVNEALQKLRDNGTLARISKKYFGQDITRKPE, translated from the coding sequence ATGAGGAAACGATTGATACATATGATCACAGGCATATTTTTAATAGCGATATTAACAGCCTGTGCCCAGAAAGAACAGCTATCGGATGGAACCGAGCTGATTGATAAGCAGAAATTTATTTTTGCAGCCTCGGGGGAATTTAAACCCTTTAGCTATGTGAAAAATGATGACTTATCGATGACTGGTTTCGATATCGAGGTAGGCAATGCTGTTGGAAAGGAATTAGGGCTCGAACCAGTTCAGAAAAGAATGAAATTCAAAGGACTTATTGAAGGTATAAAGACAGGAAGAGCAGATGTCGCTGTCGCAAGCCACACCATTAACTCCGAACGTGCCAAGCAAGTTGCTTTTTCCACTCCATATTATTACTCGGGACCCCAAATATTTACTAGGCCTGATAGCAAAATTGAAACCGTGGATGATTTAAAAGGTAAAGAAGTTGCTGTGGCAAAAGGTTCTACGTATGCTGATACAGCAAAAAAGTATACGGATAATATAAAAATGTACGACAGTGATATTACAGCATTAAAAGCTTTAAGTATCGGTAGGCATGATGCAGTGATTACTGATTTTGTCACCGGAAAAAGTGCAAAAAAAGAAGGTTTCGATATTAATGGAAAGCAATTAATTGAACGAAGTGAACAGGCCATTGTCGTTCCCAAAGATAATCCAAAACTTCTTAAACGAGTGAATGAAGCACTTCAAAAACTTCGTGATAATGGTACGCTTGCTCGAATTAGTAAAAAGTATTTTGGCCAAGATATTACGAGAAAACCAGAATAA